GGATTACCTATGAAATTATTGAGCAAAACAAGGGGGTCGACAACTTAGTCTTTGTCGGCATTAAGACCCGCGGCGTGTACTTGGCCCAGCGCCTGGCCAAGCGGATGGAACAACTGGAAGGGGTAAAGGTCCCCGTTGGTTCCTTAGACATTACCCTCTACCGTGATGACCGCCACCAGCCGGACCACCACGTTGAGCCCACGGTCAACGCCACCGAGGTCGACGTCGATATCAACGATAAGCACGTGATCCTAGTTGACGACGTTTTGTACACCGGGCGGACGGTCCGGGCGGCCTTGGATGCCTTAATGGACCTTGGCCGGCCGAAGCGAATCTCTTTGGCGGTCCTGGTTGACCGTGGTCACCGGGAACTGCCGATTCGCCCTGACTTCGTGGGGAAAAACATCCCGACGTCCAATAGCGAAACGGTTCACGTGGCGGTCGAAGAATACGATGGTCACGAAGACATTTCACTGGAAAACCGTAAATAAAATCACCATTTAAGTAACTCCAGCGAGGGTGCAA
The nucleotide sequence above comes from Limosilactobacillus fermentum. Encoded proteins:
- the pyrR gene encoding bifunctional pyr operon transcriptional regulator/uracil phosphoribosyltransferase PyrR — translated: MAHEIVDGSSMQRALTRITYEIIEQNKGVDNLVFVGIKTRGVYLAQRLAKRMEQLEGVKVPVGSLDITLYRDDRHQPDHHVEPTVNATEVDVDINDKHVILVDDVLYTGRTVRAALDALMDLGRPKRISLAVLVDRGHRELPIRPDFVGKNIPTSNSETVHVAVEEYDGHEDISLENRK